In Humulus lupulus chromosome 7, drHumLupu1.1, whole genome shotgun sequence, the following are encoded in one genomic region:
- the LOC133791985 gene encoding uncharacterized protein LOC133791985, whose protein sequence is MWRDENNFDAHVKASWEEAIYSTPMYKVVKNLKRLKRVLLDINKEGFNDIQVAEVHAKQILLACQDALQHDPLNGILIDKEKEARGKYIQLRKACSMFLAQKAKSNWIHLGDENTAFFHASLKARRAHNRINSIKNGRVIWVDNSKDVKADFLDYYQELLGTTMTNRLIVIKAIVEMGLLLSTNHIRILQADFTQQEVKGAFYAILGMKALGPDGYGSFFFQDNWDLVGSEVCDVVLSFLRTGNLLK, encoded by the coding sequence ATGTGGAGGGATGAAAATAATTTTGATGCGCATGTAAAAGCTAGTTGGGAAGAGGCTATCTACAGTACTCCTATGTATAAAGTAGTCAAGAACCTGAAGAGATTAAAGAGAGTGCTCTTGGATATTAACAAGGAAGGGTTCAATGATATCCAAGTAGCAGAAGTACATGCAAAACAGATCCTGCTTGCATGTCAGGATGCATTGCAACATGATCCTCTGAATGGTATTCTCATAGATAAGGAAAAGGAGGCTCGTGGAAAATATATTCAATTAAGAAAAGCTTGTAGTATGTTTTTAGCTCAAAAAGCTAAGTCAAACTGGATTCACCTTGGGGATGAAAACACTGCATTTTTTCATGCATCATTGAAGGCAAGACGGGCTCATAACAGAATAAATTCAATTAAGAATGGGAGAGTGATTTGGGTAGATAATTCAAAAGATGTCAAGGCTGATTTTTTGGATTATTATCAGGAGCTTTTGGGTACTACTATGACTAATAGGCTGATAGTTATTAAAGCTATAGTGGAGATGGGACTGTTGCTTTCAACTAATCATATTCGAATTCTTCAAGCTGATTTTACTCAGCAAGAGGTTAAAGGGGCTTTCTATGCTATTCTCGGGATGAAGGCGTTAGGGCCTGATGGATATGGAAGCTTCTTTTTTCAGGATAACTGGGACCTTGTTGGCTCAGAAGTTTGTGATGTCGTTCTCTCATTCTTAAGAACTGGAAATctcttaaaataa
- the LOC133791984 gene encoding uncharacterized protein LOC133791984, with amino-acid sequence MVEVSITQAFPHVISFINELDQDIEITVNYEWLPILCEHCKGMGHKASICKKKRSITGPAQQTWVPKTSVDGMWAKGKKQVVAADGFQKVVKGKKVQASVRNISEVNNSFGMLDSRFDMDQEQRQNIDEGEIPLSLMDRILCWNVRGINNHQKHAEIKKLINSKKIGLVSLLETKVKNKNIGVIYNRIYSGWCFMNNNPWVDKGRIMVAWNPCMYIIDIRVCTSQLIHCMAQSPHLNERFYITFVYGFNDEVGREMLWQELTRLASNIDEAWMILGDFNEILHSNERVGKKANKKPYESLRDCLLHCQMDDPKYSRCFYTWNNKQQAKDKVCSKIDRAVVNLKWTYAFLNSEVVFLPEGAFDHSPILVSFY; translated from the coding sequence ATGGTTGAGGTATCGATTACACAAGCATTTCCTCATGTAATTTCATTCATCAATGAATTGGATCAAGATATTGAGATTACTGTGAATTATGAATGGTTGCCTATTCTTTGTGAGCATTGTAAGGGTATGGGTCATAAGGCATCTATATGCAAGAAGAAGAGGTCAATCACTGGTCCAGCACAACAGACTTGGGTGCCAAAGACATCAGTAGACGGTATGTGGGCAAAGGGGAAGAAGCAAGTGGTGGCAGCAGATGGTTTTCAAAAAGTTGTTAAAGGGAAAAAAGTGCAAGCATCAGTGAGAAATATCTCAGAGGTGAATAATTCTTTTGGGATGCTGGATTCCAGGTTCGACATGGATCAGGAACAGAGGCAGAATATTGATGAGGGGGAGATCCCTCTATCTCTAATGGATAGAATTCTATGTTGGAATGTAAGAGGGATTAATAACCATCAAAAGCATGCTGAGATCAAGAAATTGATCAACTCCAAGAAGATTGGTTTAGTTAGTCTCTTAGAAACAAAGGTGAAGAATAAAAATATAGGAGTTATTTACAATAGAATATATTCTGGTTGGTGCTTTATGAATAATAATCCTTGGGTAGATAAAGGAAGAATAATGGTGGCTTGGAATCCTTGTATGTATATTATAGATATCAGGGTTTGTACCAGCCAATTAATTCATTGTATGGCTCAATCTCCACATCTGAATGAAAGGTTTTATATTACATTTGTCTATGGTTTCAATGATGAAGTTGGAAGGGAAATGTTATGGCAAGAGCTTACTAGATTGGCCAGTAACATTGATGAGGCTTGGATGATTTTGGGGGACTTTAATGAGATTCTTCACTCTAATGAAAGGGTAGGGAAGAAGGCTAATAAGAAACCATATGAAAGTTTGAGAGATTGTTTGTTGCATTGCCAGATGGACGACCCTAAGTACTCAAGGTGTTTTTATACTTGGAACAACAAGCAGCAGGCGAAAGATAAAGTATGTTCCAAAATTGATAGAGCTGTGGTGAACCTGAAATGGACATATGCATTCTTGAATTCTGAGGTTGTTTTTCTCCCAGAAGGTGCATTTGATCATAGCCCGATCCTTGTATCATTTTACTAG